The DNA segment GAATTGTAGTTTTGATTCCAAACTGACGATGAATACTCGGccttaaaataattttgctaGCAACAATATTTGTTGACAAATGTGACGTTCCTGATTGTTGAATTGTAAACAAACCGATAAAACTCGTTTGTTTGAAGCAGTTAGAAGATTCTTAAATTATTCTTATACAGCAATGAAGAAGATTGTTATTTTCACCAATAAGTATTTGCAATTTGACCATAAAcaacttaaatgtttataattggGTCACTGACAAGGGTGATCACCCTTGAGCTCAAACAATTTTCTTCCTGGATGCATATTGcctttttttaatggaataaaattaaagtaaattgcattatttttcaatgGATCTTTTATGTCTTTCAGGTTAAGCCAGAGGTTGcatcaattttattattatatgagAAAGATATCACCATCTACAAGACATGCAGAAGTCATGTaagaaacatttatacatttggtTAGCAATTACAAGTACCAGTAGGAGAGTAGCTCTCAGGCacttgacttttttttttacgATCTCCTTGTTTTAAAAGATATCTAAGAAAAGCAAATTCATGTTAAAAGCTTCAGCTCttctttcttttgaaataatagttaagtgaaatgaaaaacaacttattttctTTGGCCCTGAATGAGGTATTCAAGGGGTATgggaaaataagaaaaaaatgacattgcaTAAAGGAGACTCCAGACAAGAACACTTGTACTACCCCCATAAGGACACATTCAAATTTTGAGATTTAGACACCGGGTCCGCCCCACAAAATTTGAATAGAAATCATTGTGGTAAAGCCTTGAAGTAAggaatatgcatttatttgtggttaaaaatcacatttttcacTTGGGAGACCCCCAAATCCACCTTGTTGGAGGGATGGCccatatccccccccccccattcttCAATCTTCCTTTTTCAAATTTCTACCTTGCTCTTTTGAAATCTACCTGGAGCACTGCATGCTATAACAACATTCCAATACAAGTTTCTGCCATTGGCACAACGTTAGACAAGTATACGGTCTTATGTTGTTGGGGAATTCATTTTTCAGAGAATACCCCAGCAATTGCTTGCAAACAAAACTCATTTCTTCTAGACTCGGAATCAAACCATGTACACCTGAGAAATGAGTATGCTAACTCAAACCGGACTGATGTGTGCATTGTAGCATTTCCATTATTTACATTCAATCacacatgaaatatataattataaaaataataataataaaaagaaaaccagTTATGAGGTGTTTTTAGGGAAAAAAGCGTGTTTCTAAGCTCTTTTCTGTGTTCTTTATGTCTGAATAATGATTGTATCTTTTTTCAGTGTTGGTATGGATATTTTCAAGTCATTGAGATCCACATGCAAAGAATGTGGTTGCGTGCTGGACAGTATATCTAAAGTGATTAGACATCGGCGGGAACATTGGAAGACTCGTCCGTTTAAATGTAATGGCCCAAGGTGTATAAAGGTAGGATCAGTTTTTCAGCAGTTTATTTTCAGGATTTTTCCTATAGCCTTAAGAATTAACAATTTACTTTATTCTGCTTCTATCCTGTTGAATAATAAGATATAATCATAGATGAACACCACTGATTGAAACAGAGTGACCTTGAACTGGGAATCATTTCCAATCAATATCAGAAGAGTGCCTTCTTCCAAGGAACTCAGACCCTTATGTTTTTGAGGTTAAGTGGGACAAAGGTTAAGATAAGACAGGATAAGTTTTTTTAAAGTCAGCAAGgcataatataaataacttaAGAACCTATAAGGTAAATAACTGATGTACACTTGGCCctaggaacctcatacttggtaggccGTTTGAACTCAACAAGTGGGGGGACTCCTTTTGATAATGGAAACCAGGATTTCAATACTGATAACATGATAAAGCATTGCCATTGTACATCATTCACTTGAATCCAGGAAAACTGTTCTTTAACAGTGTTGacaaacatattcaataatGCATCTCATTTATATTTACGATCTAGCAGTGACTTATCATCTTTTTGTTGATACTTtgctctttaaaaatgttaatattttataattatggtcatttttttttaatgaaattagaaaaatgcatttatttagaTATAGTAACCTCAGtcattcaaattaatattttctagaACAAGCTCAAAACAATGTTCCTATTTTAACAAGAATTAGATTATAACCCATGAGCTGTTTTTTGCAAGTGCCGGTTTGTGCCAATTTTGATTTcagaaaacaatcatttaacaaatgtattattgtatataaagtGAAGCTGTTAAATGttctcaatacaagttatgaaTACCGGTACTCTTTTTTTTGAGAAAAGGTGCATGTTAATGTTATGAATCTATACTTACAGgtgttttcaaaattatctGAGCTACAAGCACACAGACGGAGACACTCTGACCATCGGATCTACTCCTGTCGCTACTGCCATGTACAATATTTGAGTCTGCGTCACAAAGCACTTCATCGTTGCCGATTTGGGCAGCAGCCTCGGTACAGATGTGGGGAATGTGGATCACGATTTCATCGACAACTGTCATTGTCCCATCATATTCAGGCAACTCATAACCTTGTCAGGAAAAAGTGGTTCAAACAAAACTCTGATAACTTGAGTAGAGTTGAACAGTGTAAAAAAGATGACGGAAAAGTGCTGCTTAAAATAAAAGCTGGGCGAAGCATGACTATATTTAAACCAACAGAAACTTCTAGTCaggaaaagaaaagaaaacataagaaaatgaaaaagaagcacAGAAAAGAGGAGAAAGTCACAGGTGGAAGTTTGGTATTGTCAATCAAAAAAGGAACAGTAAAAATACCTAGCCTTGAACAAAGTGAGGAGATACACAAGGAAGCTGGAAAAGAAACTGTAAAGGCCAATCACAAAGCTGAAAGCCAGGGCGGTGGCTTAAAGCTTCGAATAAAAACAATTCCTCGACCTGAAAATGACACTGTTAATAAAGTACGTTCTGAGAAGTGTGATAATTCGAAAGACAATATTTCTTGTCTTGAATCAATGTCTGGAAATAAGGCGGACAAGGGTGACGAACATGTCAGTATTATGGAACAAAAAATCAGAAATGGTATTGTAATAGTTAAAGATAAAACTGGCAAGTTGTCAGCAGAGCAGCTACAGAAATCCCCACGTAAGAGAAACAGAGACAATGTGTTTGACAGCTTGAAAGATGTCAGTCATTGGAAAGTTATGCCCAGCCCTAGACCAGATGGTGGAAGTGATATAATGAAATTGAAACTATCCCCTCAAAAGCCATTGAAGTTAGTGGAGACAGATGACATTCATAGTGGGAGGTATTTGGACAGTGCATTAAAGACAAAAGTAGATCTCGTCTCAAGCAGTGACATCCTGGATTTTTTGCCAACATCTGACAAGGAATCTGATACTGCCTTAAGCAATGTGAATGATTCTGGAATAGAAGCAGAGGTTTTAAGCAGTTCATCATACAATCGCAGTAATGGAAATTCTGTAAGATCAGTTGCACTCGATGAAAATTCACCAACATACTTCAATACAGATGGTGATTCTCTTTTATCAGTAGACTCTCCTTACATGGACAATTTCCATAAATCAGAACACAGTATTTGCCCAAAGTGTGGAGGTGTAGTCCTAGAAACTAACAATAACTCTCGATCACCTGGGAAATGCAGGTGCAGCACTTCAAATCCGAATTCACCGTTTCAAACTCCTGTTTCCCCAATGAAGCAATCAGACATACATTTTGGTAGGCCTCCAGATATTACAGTATGTGCAGTTACTCAAGAACAGGCTGTTCAAAAGTGTTCAAGTCCTGAAACATCTCTCCTCATGTGCAATGATAAAAGTGACAGTGATAAACTAGATAGTTGTCAAAATAATGTCTCAAAAATTGGCTCTGAAAATATCTGTGAAACAACTGAAAATGTGGCATTTGCCAGTGATGGTGAAGACAGTGACATTATGATCATTGATATTGACAGTAGGAGTAGGGTGTCTGCTGGCTATGTCCCGTCACCTGATAAAGAGTTCAGGGGTAAGCTTAAGTTGAAAATCAAAACACCGAGAGATCCATCCAAGTCTCCCATGAAAAGAAAGGAAGAGCCAATGTACAAAAGTGGGAAAGAGCCATGTGCAATCCCAACAAATACACTAAACCATAAAAAGGACCTTCTTAAAGATGAGAATATTGGTGCTGGTGAAAAACAATCCATGTTGAGTAAACCTGTATCTGAAGATGTTCTTACAGAATCCCAAAACAGCAGTGATAACTTTCATTTGGGCAAAGGTACATCAAACTCTCCTGTCATTATCATAGAAGATGATGAAGATCCAAAAAGTTTTGCTGCGAAACATGGATTGAAGAAAGAAGGAAATAAACTGTGTAGGAAAAAGCCATTGTTCAAACCTAAAGCTAAAGAAGATGGAGTTAAAGATGGTTCTTCCACTCCGGTTTCTGCTTGTAATCAGGCAAAAAATTCTCAAGATAACAAGACAAAGCCTCTGCTTAAAGAAAGATCCTTGTCTGGTGATAGTGCAGAAAAGGTTTTGAAAAAGAAACCATTGTTCAAAAAGCAGAAATCTTTAGTAGAAAGAAAATACTCTGAGGAAACAAATAAAATTCCACAAAAGGAACAAGCAAAGTCTTTGTGCAATAAAACGAATATCAAAAAAGGCAATGAAGAAAATCTGTCTGACAAAGTTGAAGTGGATGAAAGTCAAACTCCTGTTGAGGTTAGCAAGTTGAAGGACACAAAAATGAATCAAAGTAAACTGAAAACAATTTCTGCTCTAGATGATGACAGTCTTTTCAATCTTAACAGTGAACTTGAAACTGAAGACAAAACAGTAGACTTTGAAGCAAAACCTAAAGAAACTGTAAAGTCTCCAACTACTACCAACTTTGGACAATTTCAGCaacaatttttgtcatttttatcaacaaataagCCAAAAGAAAACCAGAAAattaagtcaaataaaaaatctctAAAAGAGAAGAAAACTGTTGAAGCTAAAGAATCACTCACTGACAAAGGAAAGTCTAAGGTACGTGAAACAAAAATAGTCAAAGTCACAGGTCTGCAAAACCCTATGTCCATGAAAAAATCGAATATAGTGGCAGTTAATGAAAGCGTTGTTTGTAGCAGCGTTAAAAAAGGTACAATCTGTAATAAGAGCGCCATCATTGAAGTTTCTGCAAAGTCTAAACATTCAAAAGATGTTCATGAGAAGGAAACTGTAAATGAaattgatgatgataatgaagaCTTGCTATTCAATCATTTATCCAATGGCAGAAATTATTCACAAGGTGCTGAATCAAATAGAAAACTTAAACATATGGACAGTTTTTCTTGGCTTAAAATCTTTTCAGACGATAAACCAAGTTGTGAAATCAGTAAGCCATCAGATACAAATGAATCTGTTAAAGATGTTCACGATGTCATGGAAGGTTTAAGCGAGGATCTGGCAGCGATTAATCAGAAAATGGATGtaagtgatgatgatgacacaaACTCTTTAGATATGGATGATGTTTTCAAAGCAGAAAAATTGTCCACTCTGCAGCCTAAAGTCGTAATTGTCAGACCAGAGGATGTTTTAGGGAATTCACTGCCATCCCAGCCAAGAAGACGGCAAAAAGCAAAGCGTACTGGAAAATTTTCATCCAGGAAAATCAAGAAAAAGATAGAACTTGATTACACTTATTCTGATGACAGTTCTGGAAATGAAACATTGGATCAAGAAAGTCAGAGTGATGTCTCTGACCCTGAATTTAATCCGTTTGATTCCGATGATGACTTTGTTACAGGACCAACACCAGCCAAGAGACGAACTTCATCAAGAGTGTGCTCTAGATCACAACACAGTTATGGAACTTCTGAAAGTGA comes from the Mya arenaria isolate MELC-2E11 chromosome 13, ASM2691426v1 genome and includes:
- the LOC128213731 gene encoding uncharacterized protein LOC128213731; the protein is MRKISPSTRHAEVIVGMDIFKSLRSTCKECGCVLDSISKVIRHRREHWKTRPFKCNGPRCIKVFSKLSELQAHRRRHSDHRIYSCRYCHVQYLSLRHKALHRCRFGQQPRYRCGECGSRFHRQLSLSHHIQATHNLVRKKWFKQNSDNLSRVEQCKKDDGKVLLKIKAGRSMTIFKPTETSSQEKKRKHKKMKKKHRKEEKVTGGSLVLSIKKGTVKIPSLEQSEEIHKEAGKETVKANHKAESQGGGLKLRIKTIPRPENDTVNKVRSEKCDNSKDNISCLESMSGNKADKGDEHVSIMEQKIRNGIVIVKDKTGKLSAEQLQKSPRKRNRDNVFDSLKDVSHWKVMPSPRPDGGSDIMKLKLSPQKPLKLVETDDIHSGRYLDSALKTKVDLVSSSDILDFLPTSDKESDTALSNVNDSGIEAEVLSSSSYNRSNGNSVRSVALDENSPTYFNTDGDSLLSVDSPYMDNFHKSEHSICPKCGGVVLETNNNSRSPGKCRCSTSNPNSPFQTPVSPMKQSDIHFGRPPDITVCAVTQEQAVQKCSSPETSLLMCNDKSDSDKLDSCQNNVSKIGSENICETTENVAFASDGEDSDIMIIDIDSRSRVSAGYVPSPDKEFRGKLKLKIKTPRDPSKSPMKRKEEPMYKSGKEPCAIPTNTLNHKKDLLKDENIGAGEKQSMLSKPVSEDVLTESQNSSDNFHLGKGTSNSPVIIIEDDEDPKSFAAKHGLKKEGNKLCRKKPLFKPKAKEDGVKDGSSTPVSACNQAKNSQDNKTKPLLKERSLSGDSAEKVLKKKPLFKKQKSLVERKYSEETNKIPQKEQAKSLCNKTNIKKGNEENLSDKVEVDESQTPVEVSKLKDTKMNQSKLKTISALDDDSLFNLNSELETEDKTVDFEAKPKETVKSPTTTNFGQFQQQFLSFLSTNKPKENQKIKSNKKSLKEKKTVEAKESLTDKGKSKVRETKIVKVTGLQNPMSMKKSNIVAVNESVVCSSVKKGTICNKSAIIEVSAKSKHSKDVHEKETVNEIDDDNEDLLFNHLSNGRNYSQGAESNRKLKHMDSFSWLKIFSDDKPSCEISKPSDTNESVKDVHDVMEGLSEDLAAINQKMDVSDDDDTNSLDMDDVFKAEKLSTLQPKVVIVRPEDVLGNSLPSQPRRRQKAKRTGKFSSRKIKKKIELDYTYSDDSSGNETLDQESQSDVSDPEFNPFDSDDDFVTGPTPAKRRTSSRVCSRSQHSYGTSESEAESLSSDKSDTESQTSRHKRSKQGRKSSCPCCISETEKDHSREQSYKLPRNYKQFIRNTKRLLDIQKKLHTLFITLFPDCSDIISNCKVGTDEFDALMDDVLSGLEQPNNELDPVYHDVADQNNKKILTKDYSECQVNNIGLSFTSPDTATRTSEIDLIPGDEKTSGKLETGKNHSPNHQETSQESDFVYNTGIEPYTSVTHAPSASSLKFENNTLASDNESEGTSPNKKFSQLVSVPMFAKKDGASQSIHQTHSDTSSSLSIFSPVTSVSSTFSSGSKQLAVPENSSQTNPAALHCGISVDTHLTETCMTTPAPSTDASTTSSSVSPLEACHPFSNTADPLGLSSSSGTMSYKGSGYFPIAEPVPMVNITIDLNAARVSLCSSPRHCFQKLQSKVTKLVHFLIPDLEIKTTVCKNIDNLEFLIDLITEANAERDIKMDQDDFPECTEIEPPWTESVPKTLLIPQSESLMFIPITSDNLGSISDDKPLFVACSDMFEENIKSHREFLKRDLFVIEEDHTAQLWKSSDDKVWDSLASLNSIAKKAQSPRKRTRDSRPRKRSADEKRTLFVQEKLQNTHNSTFVCHTHDSVNKMLDSPRKGQKRRYSESSKERFMSGLDLGDRASRISETDGVVSSKCSPVKTEVKLTNVTNHSAHVEKTASDNEKFTAVSHKSKNENTVCDHGDSVAISNDGLKKLGVEKNIFELMLPI